In Nonomuraea sp. NBC_00507, the following are encoded in one genomic region:
- a CDS encoding dienelactone hydrolase family protein, with the protein MCHDIDSRPPAAPVVTGGVAAHGAWEIGAADGNRFRAYRAAPAVPNGSNVLLLPDVRGFHPFYASLAHRFAEAGFHTLVMDYYGRSAGTGSRDDAFDGFAHLALLEPHHVETDAAAAADAIRAWHPGPLFSVGFCLGGGYSWRLAASGLDLAGAVGFYGPPRFLGDRTAQPSAPLLMLLAGDDVATTPEQYATLTAAFDQAGKTYEAHVYDGAPHSFFDDSDDQWQEACTDAWHRILAFTARHSGEAGG; encoded by the coding sequence ATGTGCCACGACATCGACAGCAGGCCGCCCGCCGCCCCCGTCGTCACCGGAGGGGTGGCCGCACACGGGGCATGGGAGATCGGCGCCGCCGACGGCAACCGTTTCCGGGCCTACCGGGCGGCCCCGGCCGTGCCCAACGGCAGCAATGTGCTGCTGCTGCCCGACGTGCGCGGTTTCCACCCGTTCTACGCGAGCCTGGCCCACCGGTTCGCCGAAGCAGGTTTCCACACGCTGGTGATGGACTATTACGGGCGCAGCGCCGGCACCGGCTCCCGGGACGACGCGTTCGACGGGTTCGCTCACCTGGCCCTGCTCGAACCGCACCACGTCGAGACCGACGCCGCCGCTGCGGCCGACGCGATCCGCGCCTGGCATCCCGGCCCGCTGTTCAGCGTCGGCTTCTGCCTCGGCGGCGGCTACTCCTGGCGGCTCGCCGCCTCCGGGCTGGACCTGGCCGGCGCCGTCGGCTTCTACGGGCCGCCCCGATTCCTCGGCGATCGTACGGCCCAACCGTCCGCGCCGCTTCTCATGCTGCTCGCCGGGGATGACGTGGCCACCACCCCGGAGCAGTACGCCACGCTGACCGCCGCCTTCGACCAGGCCGGCAAGACATACGAGGCGCACGTGTACGACGGCGCACCGCATTCGTTCTTCGACGACTCCGATGACCAGTGGCAGGAGGCGTGCACCGACGCCTGGCACCGTATCCTCGCGTTCACGGCGCGTCACAGCGGAGAGGCAGGCGGGTGA
- a CDS encoding amino acid ABC transporter permease, protein MSTVLFDEPGPKARRRIRAATALGTLAAVALVALAVRQFAANGQLDAARWQPYATWPMWRYLLDGLWSTFLAAVVSAALSMAFGLALALGRVSPRAWVRGPAAAYVEVVRTIPALLLVYVVLFALPRYGLDLPLFWKLVVPLTVSNAAAYAEIFRAGINSIERGQTEAGLAVGLTRLQTMRLIVLPQAARRVLPSLVSQSVGLLKDTSLGFIVSYGELLYSGKVLAAYNGLLIQTYLVVALIYLVVNASLSKLARTLEARQPTSSVTLRRRIARA, encoded by the coding sequence ATGAGCACCGTCCTGTTCGACGAGCCGGGGCCCAAGGCACGCCGGCGCATCCGGGCCGCCACCGCGCTCGGCACGCTGGCCGCCGTGGCGCTGGTCGCGCTGGCCGTGCGGCAGTTCGCGGCGAACGGGCAGCTCGACGCCGCCCGCTGGCAGCCGTACGCGACGTGGCCCATGTGGCGGTACCTGCTGGACGGGCTGTGGTCGACGTTCCTGGCGGCCGTCGTGTCGGCGGCGCTGTCGATGGCGTTCGGGCTGGCCCTGGCGCTGGGGCGGGTGTCGCCGCGGGCGTGGGTGCGCGGCCCGGCCGCCGCCTACGTCGAGGTGGTCCGGACGATCCCGGCGTTGCTGCTGGTGTACGTGGTGCTGTTCGCGCTGCCGCGGTACGGGCTCGACCTGCCGCTGTTCTGGAAGCTGGTCGTGCCGCTGACGGTGTCCAACGCGGCCGCGTACGCGGAGATCTTCCGCGCCGGGATCAACTCGATCGAGCGCGGCCAGACCGAGGCCGGCCTGGCCGTCGGCCTCACGCGCCTGCAGACGATGCGGCTGATCGTGTTGCCGCAGGCTGCCCGCCGGGTGCTGCCGTCGCTCGTCAGCCAGTCCGTCGGGCTGCTCAAGGACACCTCGCTCGGCTTCATCGTCAGCTACGGCGAGCTGCTCTACAGCGGCAAGGTCCTGGCCGCCTACAACGGCCTGCTCATCCAGACGTACCTGGTCGTCGCGCTGATCTACTTGGTGGTCAACGCGTCGCTGTCCAAGCTGGCCCGCACGCTCGAGGCCCGCCAGCCCACGAGCTCCGTCACGCTGAGAAGGAGAATCGCCCGTGCCTGA
- a CDS encoding amino acid ABC transporter permease: MGVLLEHLPELWQGLIVTFQLTAASFAGAAVLGVLVCALRVSPVGVLRALGTAYVETLQNLPLLVLLVLAFFGLPEIGIKAEPLVTAIVVIAVYEAAYIGEALRSGVNSVSKGQGEAARAIGLTFGQSLRHVVLPQALRTVVQPIGNIFIATTMNTALAGAISVVDLTASAQRVNLVEAQPIPIFVGAGVAYGLIAAAAGFVTGRLERRLVILR; encoded by the coding sequence ATGGGAGTCCTTCTCGAGCACCTGCCCGAGCTGTGGCAGGGGCTGATCGTGACGTTCCAGCTCACCGCCGCGTCCTTTGCGGGCGCGGCGGTGCTGGGCGTGCTGGTCTGCGCTCTGCGCGTCAGCCCGGTAGGGGTGTTGCGCGCCCTCGGCACGGCGTACGTCGAGACGCTGCAGAACCTGCCGCTGCTGGTGCTGCTCGTCCTGGCGTTCTTCGGCCTGCCGGAAATCGGGATCAAGGCCGAGCCGCTGGTGACGGCCATCGTGGTGATCGCCGTGTACGAGGCCGCCTACATCGGCGAGGCGCTGCGCTCGGGCGTGAACTCGGTGTCGAAGGGGCAGGGCGAGGCGGCCCGGGCGATCGGGCTGACGTTCGGCCAGTCACTGCGGCATGTCGTCCTGCCGCAGGCACTGCGCACGGTGGTGCAGCCGATCGGCAACATCTTCATCGCCACCACCATGAACACGGCGCTGGCCGGCGCCATCAGCGTCGTCGACCTGACGGCGAGCGCCCAGCGGGTGAACCTGGTCGAGGCGCAGCCCATCCCGATCTTCGTGGGCGCAGGGGTCGCGTACGGGCTGATCGCCGCCGCGGCCGGGTTCGTCACCGGCAGGCTGGAGCGCCGGCTGGTGATCCTGCGATGA
- a CDS encoding helix-turn-helix transcriptional regulator, with protein MGDRPELARFLRSRRGRISPESAGIVGGGRRRVAGLRREEVAQLAGISVEYYQRLEQGRAAHPSPEVLDAIAAALRLDDVEREHLRTLALAVREHRRRAARTGPPAEVARPELVRMLDLVHTPAMIINDRFDVLVANGVAARLFTLEATLSAQRPNLARRLFLAPGSRDFYVEWDEIAAVTAGQLRVASGLYPTDAELAELIRELRHGSETFRTLWSARDVSVRTNGVKSFRHPALGTVTFSYEHFIPAGDSRQRLVVLVPVAGSATEAAVQLLATWAHTARPRTTALVT; from the coding sequence ATGGGAGATCGACCCGAGCTGGCACGCTTCCTTCGGTCCCGCAGAGGCCGGATCAGCCCCGAGAGCGCAGGGATCGTCGGCGGAGGCCGCCGCCGGGTGGCGGGACTACGCCGAGAGGAGGTCGCCCAACTCGCTGGAATCAGCGTGGAGTACTACCAGCGACTGGAGCAGGGACGTGCCGCCCATCCGTCTCCCGAGGTGCTCGACGCCATCGCCGCCGCACTCCGCCTCGACGACGTGGAACGCGAGCACCTGCGCACGCTGGCCCTCGCCGTACGGGAACACCGGCGCAGGGCGGCCCGGACCGGCCCGCCGGCCGAGGTCGCCCGGCCGGAACTGGTGCGGATGCTGGACCTGGTCCATACGCCAGCCATGATCATCAATGACCGGTTCGACGTCCTCGTGGCCAACGGCGTGGCCGCCCGCCTGTTCACGCTCGAAGCCACCTTGTCGGCGCAGCGGCCGAATCTGGCCAGGCGGCTGTTCCTCGCCCCCGGGAGCAGGGATTTCTACGTCGAGTGGGACGAGATCGCCGCCGTGACCGCCGGGCAGCTGCGGGTGGCCTCAGGGCTGTACCCAACGGACGCCGAGCTGGCCGAACTGATCCGCGAGCTCCGCCACGGCAGTGAAACCTTCCGCACGCTGTGGAGCGCCCGCGACGTCAGCGTGCGGACGAACGGGGTGAAAAGCTTCCGGCACCCCGCTCTAGGAACGGTGACGTTCAGCTACGAGCACTTCATCCCAGCCGGCGACTCCCGGCAGCGCCTGGTCGTGCTCGTCCCCGTCGCCGGCAGCGCCACCGAGGCCGCGGTCCAGCTGCTCGCGACCTGGGCGCACACAGCACGACCCAGAACCACAGCGTTGGTGACATAA
- a CDS encoding dihydrofolate reductase family protein: MAQPPYVVVHVGVSVDGATTGFQPDVARFYQLAQTWREDLTLAGADTILAQEEALAQGERPGPAEGGPLLAVVDGRGRVSQWEALREAGHWSDVVALHCAITPPRPPGRQVRELVTGADRVDLADALRTLGRDDGVRVVRVDSGGGLTGALMTAGLVDEISLLVHPCLAGERATRFWYGSAPAAAPLTLAAAQSLPDGLVWLRYHR; encoded by the coding sequence ATGGCGCAACCTCCGTATGTGGTGGTGCACGTGGGCGTGTCCGTCGACGGAGCGACCACCGGGTTCCAGCCCGACGTGGCGAGGTTCTACCAGCTGGCCCAGACGTGGAGGGAAGACCTCACCCTGGCCGGCGCCGACACCATCCTCGCCCAGGAGGAAGCCCTGGCGCAGGGCGAGCGTCCCGGACCGGCCGAGGGCGGCCCGCTGCTGGCCGTCGTGGACGGCCGCGGCCGGGTCAGCCAGTGGGAGGCGCTCCGTGAGGCCGGCCACTGGTCCGACGTCGTCGCCCTGCACTGCGCGATTACTCCTCCGCGCCCGCCGGGGCGGCAGGTGCGCGAGCTCGTCACCGGCGCCGACCGCGTCGACCTCGCCGATGCCCTGCGGACGCTGGGCCGGGACGACGGCGTCAGAGTGGTGCGCGTCGACAGCGGCGGCGGGCTCACCGGCGCGCTGATGACCGCCGGATTGGTGGACGAGATCAGCCTGCTCGTTCACCCATGCCTGGCCGGCGAGCGGGCCACCCGCTTCTGGTACGGCTCCGCGCCCGCCGCCGCGCCGCTCACTCTCGCCGCCGCCCAGAGCCTGCCCGACGGCCTGGTGTGGCTGCGCTATCACCGCTGA
- a CDS encoding HAD family hydrolase, with protein sequence MTVDLVIFDCDGVLVDSEPISVRVGTAALRRLGWTIDEAEYAERFVGCSNEYWAEQIGETPAGWWEELIAEYAAAIKAELCAVEGIEEALDQLTVPSCVASNGRHATIRRSLEVTGLTERFAGRVFSAEDVAEGKPAPDLFLHAATTMGVTPERCVVVEDSPFGVMAAVSAGMRCLAYAGGLTPVTRLAGLGATALFHDAAKLPDLIGALD encoded by the coding sequence TTGACTGTCGATTTGGTGATCTTCGACTGCGACGGAGTGCTCGTGGACAGCGAGCCCATCTCCGTACGCGTGGGCACGGCCGCACTGCGCCGCCTCGGCTGGACGATCGACGAGGCTGAGTACGCCGAGCGGTTCGTGGGCTGCAGCAACGAGTACTGGGCCGAGCAGATCGGCGAGACGCCGGCGGGCTGGTGGGAGGAGTTGATCGCCGAGTACGCCGCCGCGATCAAGGCCGAGCTGTGCGCCGTCGAGGGCATCGAGGAGGCGCTCGACCAGCTGACCGTGCCCAGCTGCGTGGCCTCCAACGGCCGGCACGCCACGATCCGCCGCAGCCTGGAGGTCACCGGGCTGACGGAGCGGTTCGCGGGGCGGGTGTTCAGCGCCGAGGACGTGGCCGAGGGCAAACCGGCGCCGGACCTGTTCCTGCACGCGGCCACCACGATGGGGGTGACGCCGGAGCGGTGCGTGGTGGTGGAGGACAGCCCGTTCGGGGTGATGGCGGCGGTGAGCGCGGGCATGCGCTGCCTGGCCTATGCCGGCGGCCTGACCCCGGTCACCCGCCTGGCGGGCCTGGGCGCGACCGCGCTCTTCCACGACGCCGCCAAGCTGCCTGACCTGATCGGCGCCCTGGACTGA
- a CDS encoding asparaginase, with translation MPELAVLAEVIRSGFVESVHYGSAVGLDPSGLGAVTLGLVDAPVLPRSSAKPFQALACLTAGAALAGPRLAIAAGSHTGEDVHVRLVRELLADYGLDTGALRCPESWPEDQPTMHALIRQGAGVSRERMNCSGKHAAMLAACVANDWDVPGYLSPGHPLHLRVRSVTEELAGEKAAHVAVDGCGAPLFGLSLTGLARAAQALVLAAPGSGPRQVADAMRAHPEYVGGTGHQNTELMRALPGAVAKGGAEGVLVVALASGHAAAVKVIDGSPRATTAIALGVLRLMGCDVTSAAAFEHVDVLGGGVPVGRIAVMPA, from the coding sequence GTGCCTGAGCTCGCCGTCCTGGCCGAGGTGATCCGCTCGGGATTCGTGGAGAGCGTCCACTACGGCAGCGCCGTAGGCCTCGACCCGTCGGGGCTGGGCGCGGTGACGCTGGGCCTGGTGGACGCGCCGGTGTTGCCGCGCTCGTCGGCCAAGCCGTTCCAGGCGCTGGCGTGCCTCACAGCGGGTGCCGCGCTGGCGGGGCCGCGGCTGGCGATCGCCGCCGGCAGCCACACGGGTGAGGATGTCCACGTACGGCTGGTACGGGAGCTGCTCGCGGACTACGGCCTGGACACCGGAGCCCTGCGCTGCCCGGAGTCCTGGCCGGAGGACCAGCCCACGATGCACGCGTTGATCAGGCAGGGCGCCGGCGTCTCGCGCGAGCGGATGAACTGCTCGGGCAAGCACGCCGCCATGCTGGCCGCCTGCGTCGCGAACGATTGGGATGTGCCCGGCTACCTGTCTCCCGGCCACCCCCTGCACCTGCGCGTGCGATCGGTCACCGAGGAGCTGGCGGGGGAGAAGGCCGCGCACGTGGCAGTGGACGGGTGCGGGGCCCCGCTGTTCGGGCTGTCGCTGACCGGGCTGGCACGCGCGGCGCAGGCGCTGGTGCTGGCCGCGCCGGGCAGCGGTCCGCGGCAGGTCGCGGACGCGATGCGCGCCCACCCCGAGTATGTCGGCGGCACCGGCCATCAGAACACCGAGCTGATGCGCGCCCTGCCCGGCGCCGTGGCCAAGGGCGGCGCGGAAGGCGTGCTGGTGGTGGCGCTGGCGTCGGGGCACGCGGCGGCGGTGAAGGTCATCGACGGCAGCCCGCGCGCCACCACGGCCATCGCGCTGGGCGTGCTGCGGCTGATGGGCTGCGACGTCACGTCCGCCGCCGCCTTCGAGCATGTGGACGTGCTGGGCGGCGGCGTCCCCGTGGGCCGGATCGCCGTCATGCCGGCTTAG
- a CDS encoding NAD-dependent epimerase/dehydratase family protein: MRVVVTGAHGKVGRAAVKALMEAGHEVTAVDLTRPVWERDEPGEPRYLQADLTDAGQAFAVVRGAEAVVHAAALPDPTHNPPHVVFQNNLMSTFNMIEAAVRFGVPRFVNISSETVPGYFFPERKFLPDYAPVDEEHPARPQDPYALAKHFGEQLMDAAVRRSDIRCISLRPSWVQHEGNYERNLGPVVRDPSLAGAGLWSYIDVYDLADAIVLAVESRLPGHEVFYIASPDSAGGHDFAAALRQYFGDQIELRPLARPDASGISCAKAHRMLGWNPKRSWRDYLDGDGRARQR; the protein is encoded by the coding sequence ATGCGCGTCGTCGTCACAGGAGCCCACGGCAAGGTCGGGCGTGCGGCTGTCAAGGCGTTGATGGAGGCCGGTCACGAGGTGACCGCCGTCGACCTCACCCGCCCGGTCTGGGAGCGGGACGAGCCGGGTGAGCCCCGCTACCTGCAGGCCGACCTGACCGATGCCGGGCAGGCGTTCGCCGTGGTCCGCGGGGCCGAGGCGGTGGTGCACGCCGCCGCTCTCCCGGACCCGACGCACAACCCGCCGCATGTGGTGTTCCAGAACAACCTGATGTCGACGTTCAACATGATCGAGGCGGCCGTGCGGTTCGGTGTGCCGCGGTTCGTGAACATCTCCAGCGAGACCGTCCCGGGATACTTCTTCCCCGAACGGAAATTCCTGCCCGACTACGCGCCGGTCGATGAGGAGCATCCGGCCCGGCCGCAGGACCCGTACGCGCTGGCCAAGCATTTCGGCGAGCAGCTCATGGACGCCGCCGTCCGCCGCTCCGACATCAGGTGCATCTCGCTGCGGCCGAGCTGGGTCCAGCACGAGGGCAACTATGAGCGCAACCTCGGCCCGGTGGTCCGCGACCCCTCCCTCGCCGGCGCCGGGCTGTGGAGCTACATCGACGTGTACGACCTCGCCGACGCCATCGTCCTGGCCGTCGAGTCGCGGCTGCCCGGCCACGAGGTCTTCTACATCGCCTCGCCGGACAGTGCGGGCGGTCACGACTTCGCCGCGGCGCTGCGGCAGTACTTCGGTGACCAGATCGAGCTGCGGCCGCTCGCCCGCCCCGACGCTTCGGGCATCTCGTGCGCGAAGGCCCACCGCATGCTGGGCTGGAACCCGAAGCGGTCGTGGCGCGACTATCTGGACGGTGACGGGCGCGCTCGTCAGCGGTGA
- a CDS encoding glutamate ABC transporter substrate-binding protein — MKRFVAVAAVSLLALTACGESSSPAVPGATSPQSDVLAKAPVATVAEILPGSTMEKIKQRGELLVGGSLDAPLLSQQNPATGEVEGFDAQMGKALAKYILGEPKVKIVNSASETREALLANGTVDVVFQTYTITEERAKQVAFAGPYYTSGLTIAVKKGTTGIAKPEDLNGKKVLAGANTPAIPAIKKLAPQAEIITFGSDPECIQALKQDRGVAYVQDETILIADAKKDPSIEIVTKPFTVDPYGIGLKHGDDQMKTFVNDWLKKMQDGGVWQEIWKTSIGTVVTGDAPAPPQIGSVPGS; from the coding sequence ATGAAGAGGTTTGTCGCTGTCGCCGCCGTCTCCCTGTTAGCCCTGACGGCCTGCGGTGAGTCGAGCAGCCCCGCCGTCCCCGGGGCCACGTCCCCCCAGAGCGATGTCCTGGCCAAAGCGCCGGTCGCGACGGTGGCCGAGATCCTGCCCGGCTCCACCATGGAGAAGATCAAGCAGCGCGGCGAGCTCCTCGTGGGCGGCTCGCTGGACGCGCCCCTGTTGTCCCAGCAGAACCCAGCCACCGGCGAGGTCGAGGGCTTCGACGCCCAGATGGGCAAGGCCCTGGCGAAGTACATCCTGGGCGAGCCCAAGGTGAAGATCGTCAACTCGGCGTCGGAGACCAGGGAGGCGCTGCTCGCCAACGGCACCGTCGACGTGGTGTTCCAGACGTACACAATCACGGAGGAACGGGCGAAGCAGGTGGCGTTCGCGGGCCCGTACTACACCTCCGGTCTGACGATCGCGGTGAAGAAGGGCACGACGGGCATCGCCAAGCCGGAGGACCTGAACGGCAAGAAGGTCCTGGCGGGCGCGAACACCCCGGCCATCCCCGCGATCAAGAAGCTGGCGCCGCAGGCCGAGATCATCACGTTCGGCAGCGACCCCGAGTGCATCCAGGCGCTCAAGCAGGACCGGGGCGTGGCGTACGTGCAGGACGAGACGATCCTCATCGCCGACGCCAAGAAGGACCCGTCGATCGAGATCGTGACGAAGCCGTTCACCGTCGACCCGTACGGGATCGGGCTCAAGCACGGCGACGACCAGATGAAGACGTTCGTCAACGACTGGCTGAAGAAGATGCAGGACGGCGGGGTCTGGCAGGAGATCTGGAAGACCTCCATCGGCACCGTCGTGACCGGTGACGCGCCGGCGCCGCCGCAGATCGGCTCCGTGCCGGGGTCCTGA